Sequence from the Sinorhizobium meliloti genome:
GGTCGCCAACCACGCCGAGCGCATGGTGCGCATGGCCATTCGCATGGTCCACATTACCCGCGAGCACGGCATGGAACACAACGCTTCGATGAAGCTCAGGGTCGGCATCAACACCGGCCCTGTCGTCGCCGGTGTCATCGGGACGAGTAAATACATCTATGACTTATGGGGCGACACGGTGAACCTCGCGAGCCGGATGGAATCGGGAGGAATCCCCGACTCCATTCAGGTGACGCGCTCGGTCTACGAAAAGCTTAAGGGCCAGTTTGCCTTTGAGCCGCGCGGCGCTATCGAAGTCAAGGGCAAGGGGAAGGTCGAGGCCTGGGTCTTGAGATTGTAAAGTCGTGGGCGCCAAAAGTTGGGTGCACGTAGTGATTTTTGCGCTAACCCTCGGGCTGGCTTTGTACATCATCACGGATATCGAGTTTCCCGTCTCGGATTTTGTAGGGGGATCAATTCGATTGGGTGCTTGTTCTGCCTTTGGATGCAGTTAGGAACATTGTCGCCGCCACACCGATCCAGGCGACAACAGCCGACGCGCGCCATTGCGCTAGCCATTAAATTCCTGCCGGACACGCGCTGAGCGGCCGTTCTCGCCCCTTCAGTTGTAAGGTGAGTTGCACGGGCGGCGCGCACCCTCGAACGGCTGGAATGTGTCGTCGGCCAGTCGATACGATAGGTATCGCTCCTGGCACCAGCGAAGATGCTTGTTCGCGTCGATTACCCTTCGCTGGCGGAGGCGAAATTGTTGACGCACTCCGGGCCGGGGACCCCCAACAGTGGCGCCCGGGCCTATGCTGATGTCAGGCCTCATGCCGCGATAGCGGGAGCCGTAATTTGGATATCGCTGCTGCAGGAAGTCTCGGTACTCTCTCTCGATGAAGAGGTTGTGATTCGTGCTGCCTCCCGTACCGCCGTTGCAAATTCCTATGCATGTTTGGGCTCTTGCCGGCGACATACCTATTGCTGCGGCAAGCACCGCAAAGGCGAGCGTTGAGGCTTTCACAGACCTGACCTTCTTTCTGCCAAAAAGAATCGATCGGAGCGACTTACGTGCGGCCCCTACGTAACGCTTGGAGGTCAGCAGGGTTCCTGTACCCCAAATCGGCACCGCCTAAGGGGAAGGCGAGCCGAGTTCGCTGTCGCACGATCGAGCACACGTGCCGTATGCAGCACAGCGCGGGTTTTCGGTCCGACATCGCCGTCCACCCGGAGGCAATGGTAGGCCTGGAACTGAAGGACATTGTCCGCTCGGTAGCCGAGCAGCACGAGCGAGATCCGCGCCAACCTATCGAAGCGGGCGGCCAAGCCATTCTTGCCGTCGTTGATCTTCTTCGTGATGGTCTCGGCGTCGCCCTCGTCGGCCCAGCGGTTAAGGTCCCGGATGTCCCAGTTAACAGAGGCACCAGCCCTTTCCACGGATCGGCATTGACCGCGTCCGGATCCTTGACGAAGTCGGAGCAGTCGAGGCCAGCCGCTCGGCACCAGTTGCGGAACTGGCGGTAGTTGTCCTTGCCGGTGAGCTGCATGCCGGTGCGCCGCGGTAGAGATAACCGTCACCATCCTTCTCCAGCGTGTTGCCGAGATCGGTCCTTGTGTCGTAGCGCTGCTGCGTCGGCGTCGGCCCCCAGAACTCGCGATCGTAGCGGAAGTCGCCGCTTTCATACATCAGCTGGGCGAAATACTGGGCGAGACGGTGCGGCCGATCCATGCCGAAGCGGTCACCGTACCTGTCCAGCGCCACAAGCACGGACGCGAGGTTGCTCTCGGTTCACCCTGCCCTTTGCGGCAGAGCGAACCTGCTGAGCGGTGATTGAAGTCTCCTGATTGTCGTTGGGGAATG
This genomic interval carries:
- a CDS encoding BA14K family protein, whose protein sequence is MSPARAQTCIGICNGGTGGSTNHNLFIEREYRDFLQQRYPNYGSRYRGMRPDISIGPGATVGGPRPGVRQQFRLRQRRVIDANKHLRWCQERYLSYRLADDTFQPFEGARRPCNSPYN